A window of Polaromonas hydrogenivorans contains these coding sequences:
- a CDS encoding YgiQ family radical SAM protein, giving the protein MNAPVDVSFFTRAAKPLTSYRKYWAARFGTAKFLPTSRAEMDALGWDSCDIILVTGDAYVDHPSFGMAVIGRVLEAQGFRVGIIAQPDWHSAEAFKALGKPNLFWGVTAGNMDSMINRYTADRKIRSDDAYTPGDIGGKRPDRAAIVYSQRCREAYKDVPIILGGIEGSLRRIAHYDYWSDKVRRSIVVDAKSDLLLYGNAERALVEIAHRLAAREPVQSITDVRGTAFVRRQDDESGKGWFEIDSTQVDEPGRVESHINPYMTTSEQAAEQGSTCAKEDGEKAATETIAAGAIPASATGQSGLKNEVNPAIKPLTFFPNPALYGKGSVKVPPRDRTVIRLPSYEQIKADPVLYAHANRVLHLETNPGNARALVQAHGEGTTARDVWITPPPIPLTTAEMDYVFDLPYARGPHPSYADENGRHDGATKIPAWEMIRFSVNIMRGCFGGCTFCSITEHEGRIIQSRSEESIIREVEDIRDKVEGFTGTISDLGGPTANMYRLGCKSPEIEAACRKPSCVYPGICQNLTTDHGPLIKIYKRGRALRGIKKILIGSGLRYDLAVKSPEYVKELVTHHVGGYLKIAPEHTEQGPLTKMMKPGIGSYDKFKTLFEKFSLEAGKKQFLIPYFIAAHPGTSDEDMMNLAVWLKKNGFRADQVQTFYPSPMATATAMYHSNKNPLRRITRDSETVDIVRGDKRRRLHKAFLRYHDANNWPVLREALKTMGRADLIGNGKHHLIPTFQPMTDGTYTSARRKNSTASVTPAAPVKGRMLTQHTGLPPRDNGSGKALGVKPLRKPR; this is encoded by the coding sequence ATGAACGCCCCAGTTGACGTCTCCTTCTTCACCCGCGCCGCCAAGCCGCTGACCAGTTACCGCAAATACTGGGCTGCCCGCTTCGGCACGGCCAAATTCCTGCCCACCAGCCGGGCCGAGATGGATGCGCTGGGCTGGGACAGCTGCGACATCATCCTGGTCACCGGCGACGCCTATGTCGATCACCCGAGCTTCGGCATGGCGGTGATTGGCCGCGTGCTGGAAGCGCAGGGCTTTCGCGTCGGCATCATTGCCCAGCCCGACTGGCACAGCGCCGAGGCCTTCAAGGCGCTGGGCAAGCCGAATCTGTTCTGGGGCGTGACCGCCGGCAACATGGACTCGATGATCAACCGCTACACCGCCGACCGGAAAATTCGCAGCGACGACGCCTACACCCCCGGCGACATCGGCGGCAAGCGGCCTGACCGCGCCGCCATCGTCTACAGCCAGCGCTGCCGCGAAGCCTATAAAGACGTGCCCATCATTTTGGGCGGCATCGAGGGCAGCCTGCGCCGCATCGCGCATTACGACTACTGGAGCGACAAGGTGCGCCGCTCCATCGTCGTCGATGCGAAAAGCGACTTGCTGCTCTACGGCAACGCCGAGCGCGCGCTGGTCGAGATTGCCCACCGCCTGGCCGCGCGCGAACCCGTGCAGAGCATCACCGACGTGCGCGGCACGGCCTTCGTGCGCCGGCAGGATGACGAATCCGGCAAGGGCTGGTTCGAGATCGACTCCACGCAGGTCGATGAGCCGGGCAGGGTCGAATCGCACATCAACCCCTACATGACCACCAGCGAGCAGGCTGCGGAGCAGGGCAGCACTTGCGCCAAGGAAGACGGCGAGAAGGCTGCTACTGAAACAATAGCTGCTGGCGCAATACCAGCAAGCGCTACAGGCCAATCAGGCTTGAAAAACGAGGTCAACCCGGCCATCAAGCCGCTGACGTTCTTCCCGAATCCCGCGCTCTACGGAAAAGGCAGCGTCAAGGTTCCGCCACGCGACCGCACCGTCATCCGCCTGCCGAGCTACGAGCAGATCAAGGCCGACCCGGTGCTGTACGCCCACGCCAACCGCGTGCTGCACCTGGAAACCAACCCCGGCAACGCCCGGGCGCTGGTGCAGGCGCATGGCGAAGGCACGACCGCGCGCGATGTCTGGATCACGCCGCCGCCCATCCCGCTGACCACGGCCGAGATGGACTATGTGTTCGACTTGCCCTACGCACGCGGCCCGCACCCGAGCTACGCCGACGAAAACGGCCGCCACGACGGCGCGACCAAGATTCCGGCCTGGGAAATGATCCGCTTTTCGGTCAACATCATGCGCGGCTGCTTCGGTGGCTGCACCTTCTGCTCGATCACCGAGCACGAAGGCCGCATCATCCAGAGCCGCTCCGAAGAGTCCATCATCCGCGAGGTCGAGGACATCCGCGACAAGGTCGAAGGCTTCACCGGCACCATTTCCGACCTGGGCGGCCCCACGGCCAACATGTACCGGCTGGGCTGCAAGAGCCCGGAAATCGAAGCGGCCTGCCGCAAGCCGAGCTGCGTCTATCCCGGCATCTGCCAGAACCTGACCACCGACCACGGCCCGCTCATCAAGATCTACAAGCGCGGCCGCGCGCTCAGGGGCATCAAGAAAATCCTGATCGGCTCGGGCCTGCGCTACGACCTGGCCGTGAAAAGCCCCGAATACGTGAAGGAACTGGTCACGCACCACGTCGGCGGCTACCTGAAAATCGCCCCCGAGCACACCGAGCAGGGGCCGCTGACCAAGATGATGAAGCCCGGCATCGGCAGCTACGACAAGTTCAAGACGCTGTTTGAAAAGTTCAGCCTCGAAGCCGGCAAGAAGCAGTTCCTGATTCCCTACTTCATCGCCGCCCACCCCGGCACCAGCGACGAAGACATGATGAACCTGGCTGTCTGGCTGAAAAAGAACGGCTTTCGCGCCGACCAGGTGCAGACCTTCTACCCCAGCCCGATGGCCACGGCCACGGCGATGTACCACAGCAACAAGAACCCGCTGCGCAGAATCACGCGCGACAGCGAGACGGTGGACATCGTGCGCGGCGACAAGCGCCGCCGCCTGCACAAGGCCTTCCTGCGCTACCACGATGCCAACAACTGGCCGGTCCTGCGCGAAGCGCTGAAAACTATGGGCCGCGCCGACCTGATCGGCAACGGCAAGCACCATCTGATTCCAACCTTCCAGCCGATGACGGATGGCACCTACACCAGCGCGCGGCGCAAGAACTCGACCGCCTCAGTGACCCCGGCTGCGCCTGTCAAGGGCCGCATGCTGACGCAGCACACCGGGTTGCCGCCACGGGACAACGGTTCGGGCAAGGCGCTGGGTGTGAAGCCGTTGCGCAAGCCGCGCTGA
- a CDS encoding Fic family protein, with product MSKRLLGYEFLRDHLKLSAFPCARPARVGSVTKVVQRADGLEVPASVAPVSQGPLEHILFALKHEGVNLQILAQCLPRIDAGPLIEAFCSSPASKYIRITAYLWEQFNGRELEGAPQAIGPYVPLFDPGKYLTGKPRRNSKWRVDFNGLGSLRFCPTIERTSAIAALLAQDTLGRAQAFIEGMKQETLDRTMSWSYLSETESSFAIEREKPSSRKAEAFAQLLMQARESTPITETYLVDLQNLAVTNPLDRALEFRNRQNWLRGPGNGVLGITYVPPAPELVPELMQAIMDILNDPDPVQSPLVIGALSSFAFVFVHPFMDGNGRLSRFLFHKAVCRSEVLKQGLVLPISVAMKRNEDQYLQALKSFSAPARRLWDVLMIDDEHFEFTFKGDASIYRYWDATPCVEFGLRMAEQSLEVDLRQETEYLRNYDAIAHQVNERIDLNSNTLALMVRLCLQNEGRFSNGKRKAFLNKGYSPEMLAVVESVATGVLTGRETDDEIDIPPYRV from the coding sequence ATGTCCAAACGCCTGCTGGGGTATGAATTTCTGAGGGATCACCTCAAGCTGAGTGCTTTTCCGTGCGCGCGTCCGGCCCGTGTCGGCAGCGTCACCAAAGTCGTGCAGCGTGCCGACGGCCTGGAAGTGCCCGCCAGCGTGGCGCCGGTCTCGCAAGGTCCGCTGGAGCACATCCTGTTCGCCCTCAAGCATGAGGGCGTCAATCTGCAGATTCTGGCCCAGTGCCTGCCGCGCATCGACGCTGGCCCACTCATCGAAGCTTTTTGCAGCAGTCCGGCCAGCAAGTACATCCGCATCACAGCCTACCTCTGGGAACAATTTAACGGGCGGGAACTTGAAGGCGCGCCCCAAGCCATCGGTCCCTATGTGCCCCTGTTCGACCCGGGTAAATACCTGACGGGCAAGCCACGGCGCAACAGCAAATGGCGCGTGGACTTCAATGGTCTGGGCTCGCTGCGGTTTTGCCCGACCATCGAGCGCACCAGCGCCATCGCGGCCTTGCTGGCGCAGGACACGCTTGGCCGCGCCCAGGCGTTCATCGAAGGCATGAAGCAAGAAACACTGGACCGGACCATGAGCTGGTCCTACCTGAGCGAGACCGAAAGCTCGTTCGCCATCGAGCGGGAAAAACCCAGCAGCCGCAAGGCCGAGGCCTTCGCCCAATTGCTCATGCAGGCCCGCGAAAGCACGCCGATTACCGAAACATACCTGGTGGACCTGCAAAATCTGGCCGTCACCAACCCCCTTGACCGCGCCCTGGAATTTCGCAACCGCCAGAACTGGCTGCGCGGCCCCGGCAACGGAGTGCTGGGCATCACCTATGTGCCGCCAGCGCCGGAGCTGGTGCCGGAATTGATGCAGGCCATCATGGACATACTCAATGACCCGGACCCGGTGCAGAGTCCGCTGGTGATCGGTGCCTTGAGCAGTTTTGCTTTTGTCTTTGTGCATCCCTTCATGGACGGCAATGGCCGCCTGTCGCGCTTTCTGTTTCACAAGGCGGTCTGCCGGTCCGAAGTCCTGAAGCAGGGGCTGGTGCTGCCCATTTCCGTCGCCATGAAACGCAACGAAGACCAGTACCTGCAGGCACTGAAGTCATTCTCAGCCCCGGCCCGGCGGCTCTGGGACGTGCTGATGATTGACGATGAGCATTTCGAGTTCACCTTCAAAGGCGACGCGTCGATTTACCGCTATTGGGATGCAACGCCCTGTGTCGAGTTCGGCCTGCGCATGGCCGAGCAGTCGCTGGAAGTCGATTTGCGGCAGGAGACCGAGTATCTGCGCAACTATGACGCCATTGCGCACCAAGTCAACGAGCGCATCGACCTGAACAGCAACACCCTGGCGCTGATGGTGCGCCTGTGCCTGCAAAACGAGGGGCGTTTTTCCAACGGCAAGCGCAAGGCGTTTCTGAACAAAGGCTATAGCCCGGAAATGCTGGCGGTGGTTGAGTCCGTGGCGACTGGCGTGCTCACGGGCCGGGAGACTGACGACGAGATCGATATTCCGCCTTACCGGGTTTGA
- a CDS encoding type 1 glutamine amidotransferase domain-containing protein yields the protein MSNPPQHQLGGLNIAILVTDGFEQEELTGPQAALEESGVMIRLLSDRTGQVQGVRHDQPGDSFDVDATFDKVTADEFDAVLLPGGAVNASRIRNNADAQELVRQMDQQGKPLAVICHAPWLLVSAGLVKGRKMTSAPELQKDLEQAGAQWVDEKVVVDRNWVSSRKPADIPAFNAAFKGILAQRTRQNIKGTSDDTPASAGEGG from the coding sequence ATGTCCAACCCACCGCAACACCAGCTGGGCGGCTTGAATATCGCCATTCTCGTGACCGACGGCTTTGAGCAGGAAGAGCTGACCGGCCCGCAGGCGGCGCTGGAAGAGTCCGGGGTCATGATCCGCCTGCTGTCCGACAGGACCGGACAGGTCCAGGGGGTCCGCCATGACCAACCCGGGGATTCGTTTGACGTGGATGCGACCTTTGACAAGGTCACCGCCGATGAATTCGATGCGGTCTTGCTGCCCGGCGGGGCGGTCAATGCCAGCCGCATCCGCAACAATGCCGACGCCCAGGAGCTGGTGCGGCAGATGGACCAGCAGGGCAAGCCGCTTGCCGTGATCTGCCATGCGCCGTGGCTGCTGGTTTCGGCCGGCCTGGTCAAAGGCCGCAAGATGACCAGTGCGCCCGAGCTGCAAAAAGACTTGGAACAGGCCGGCGCGCAGTGGGTCGATGAAAAGGTGGTGGTGGACCGCAACTGGGTCAGCAGCCGCAAGCCAGCCGACATTCCCGCTTTCAACGCGGCCTTCAAGGGCATCCTGGCGCAGCGCACCCGGCAAAACATCAAGGGCACGTCCGACGACACGCCTGCTTCCGCCGGCGAAGGCGGCTGA
- a CDS encoding cold shock and DUF1294 domain-containing protein → MKKQGKVVRWDSARAFGFIRSPETPADIFFHIKDFRGSAAPQEGMPVTFEEIHVGGKGPRAMSVQAGMSLQDSPGSRATARAAMPPTQARSPQQRTLNRTAPSRPASPALLLMLGWAVLLGWESRAGRLPAMALPIALLLNLVTFFMYWVDKHAAQTGRWRTSENTLHLLGLLGGWPGAWWAQALLRHKSSKASFLAAYRATVALHCIVLAGFLFSPQLQNLLPNR, encoded by the coding sequence ATGAAAAAACAAGGAAAAGTCGTGCGCTGGGACAGCGCACGCGCCTTCGGATTTATCCGCAGTCCCGAAACGCCGGCCGACATTTTTTTCCATATTAAGGACTTTCGGGGTTCGGCCGCTCCACAGGAAGGCATGCCGGTGACGTTCGAGGAAATCCACGTTGGCGGCAAGGGACCGCGCGCGATGTCGGTTCAGGCTGGCATGTCCTTGCAGGACTCGCCAGGCAGCCGCGCAACCGCACGCGCAGCGATGCCGCCAACTCAAGCACGCAGTCCCCAGCAACGGACGCTGAATCGCACGGCGCCGTCCAGGCCGGCGAGCCCCGCGCTGCTGCTGATGCTCGGCTGGGCTGTGCTGCTGGGCTGGGAAAGCCGGGCCGGCCGTTTGCCGGCCATGGCGCTGCCCATCGCGCTGCTGCTGAACCTGGTGACATTTTTCATGTACTGGGTTGACAAGCATGCGGCGCAAACCGGCCGGTGGCGCACCTCTGAAAACACACTGCATCTGCTCGGCTTGCTGGGGGGCTGGCCCGGTGCATGGTGGGCGCAAGCGCTGCTGCGTCACAAATCGAGCAAAGCCTCCTTTCTTGCCGCTTATCGGGCAACCGTGGCGCTTCACTGCATCGTGCTGGCTGGCTTTCTCTTCAGTCCGCAACTACAAAACCTGCTACCAAATAGATAG
- a CDS encoding CHRD domain-containing protein — MTTRRQATRLCLAALAVAATAAITGCGMMPGKPSSSNLIALSTQLRAANEVPPNASQGSGSVDAVLNKDSNLLRWKVNFTGLSGPATAAHFHGPAAVGANAGVVLPWPGPVTSPMEGSATLTPAQAADLVAGRWYANIHTAANPGGEVRGQMTVRN, encoded by the coding sequence ATGACCACACGCCGCCAAGCCACCCGTCTTTGCCTTGCCGCCCTTGCCGTGGCGGCTACCGCCGCCATCACCGGCTGCGGCATGATGCCGGGCAAGCCATCGTCTTCTAACCTGATCGCCCTGAGCACCCAGTTGCGCGCCGCCAACGAAGTGCCGCCCAATGCCAGCCAGGGCAGCGGCTCGGTCGATGCGGTCCTGAACAAGGACAGCAACCTGCTGCGCTGGAAAGTCAACTTCACCGGCCTGAGCGGCCCGGCCACGGCGGCGCATTTCCATGGCCCGGCTGCCGTTGGTGCCAATGCCGGCGTTGTCCTGCCCTGGCCGGGTCCGGTCACCAGCCCGATGGAAGGCAGCGCCACGCTGACCCCGGCCCAGGCGGCCGACCTGGTGGCCGGCCGCTGGTACGCCAACATCCACACCGCAGCCAACCCGGGCGGGGAAGTTCGCGGCCAGATGACGGTGCGCAACTGA